The Chrysemys picta bellii isolate R12L10 chromosome 5, ASM1138683v2, whole genome shotgun sequence genome includes a window with the following:
- the LOC101937369 gene encoding arginine-glutamic acid dipeptide repeats protein-like isoform X2, giving the protein MVSKETSPCLARSSEGSQEKAMTVRSVLLNRDSPDIETRLKRRRNRTQQVRFKDLVDGHPGEEASPPQEPAATPDTNTPCASTPPRDSPELVANCASDAQRSWHQAKPRSLTLPMPSKVCLSTAIQTSPSLQQQFPASRVRSKSTCDFAHEEDPAAAWEPSKSQTGCRGPVWAPARASRDLPQCTLTSLSAHNHLPASPLAQHTSREGQPDPTSHATLCHGLTPAPRAPCPPYPGTIRCTAANYTSQQKGCPPAPSPCLCSSQLPAYTRNCGSPKDSHGAPAPCPLRPSSVPCGQPGPPAEPWPRSRSRSEQDLPSQPAHNRMAGSHGLGQPAQCPSQRDPTAALQQHHRSSWGSPSAVLPPPSVPTSTATMLKKTPATLSHLAPSSGQAQSVAAWPSICSRLKAIQTECGLVNLEEPQQLTSTSSQGHPPRTQQFTRTPGAPWSNEPLGEPCLTAEQLETLHQVQDLLQLVAAAKGQVGLSKGDEHFLTSRGHVGVGPGQMGDLQSQLQSLEGVLETSQQTIKVLLDVIQDLEKKEAQRDGLLFIDSRRDTGNSNPRAPCSWGFCSVVGDTHTGQGRISPTVGPAGTAPA; this is encoded by the exons ATGGTCAGTAAGGAGaccagcccctgcctggctcGGAGCAGTGAGGGCAGCCAGGAGAAAGCCATGACCGTACGCTCGGTGCTGCTCAACCGCGACTCGCCCGACATCGAGACCCGCCTCAAACGCCGACGCAACCGCACCCAGCAGGTTCGCTTCAAGGACCTGGTGGATGGCCACCCTGGGGAGGAGGCGAGCCCCCCGCAGGAGCCAGCAGCCACCCCTGACACCAACACCCCATGTGCCTCTACGCCTCCCAGGGATTCCCCTGAGCTGGTGGCAAACTGTGCCTCGGACGCCCAGCGGAGCTGGCACCAGGCCAAGCCGCGCTCACTGACGCTGCCTATGCCCAGCAAGGTGTGTCTGAGCACGGCCATCCagacctcccccagcctccagcaACAATTCCCAGCCTCCCGTGTCCGCAGCAAGAGCACCTGCGACTTCGCCCACGAGGAGGATCCGGCCGCTGCCTGGGAGCCCAGCAAGAGCCAGACGGGCTGCAGGGGCCCAGTCTGGGCACCCGCCAGAGCCAGCAGGGATCTCCCCCAGTGCACCCTCACCAGCCTTTCTGCACACAAccacctccctgcctcccccctcgCCCAGCACACCAGCAGAGAGGGGCAGCCAGACCCCACTTCACATGCCACTTTGTGCCACGGGCTGACTCCAGCGCCCAGGGCTCCTTGCCCACCTTATCCAGGGACCATCAGGTGTACCGCGGCCAACTATACCTCCCAGCAAAAGGGCTGCCCACCagcgcccagcccctgcctctgctcctcccagctccctgcataCACCAGGAACTGTGGGAGCCCTAAGGACAGTCACGGTGCCCCTGCTCCGTGTCCCCTGCGCCCTTCCTCTGTGCCATGTGGACAGCctgggccacctgcagagccatGGCCTCGGAGCAGGAGCCGGTCTGAGCAGGACCTGCCATCCCAGCCTGCTCATAACCGCATGGCCGGCAGCCATGGGCTCGGCCAACCAGCTCAGTGTCCCTCCCAAAGAGACCCCACTGCTGCCCTGCAACAACACCACCGCTCATCCTGGGGCAGCCCCAGCGCAGTCCTGCCACCGCCAAGCGTCCCCACTTCTACAGCCACCATGCTGAAGAAGACACCAGCCACCCTCAGCCACCTGGCTCCCAGCAGTGGACAGGCCCAATCTGTGGCTGCATGGCCCAGCATCTGCAGCCGGCTAAAGGCCATCCAGACCGAGTGTGGCCTCGTGAACTTGGAGGAGCCCCAGCAACTGACCTCCACATCCAGTCAGGGGCACCCCCCAAGGACACAGCAATTCACCCGGACTCCTGGGGCCCCCTGGAGCAACGAGCCGCTGGGCGAGCCCTGTCTGACGGCTGAGCAGCTGGAGACTCTGCACCAGGTTCAGGACCTTCTGCAATTGGTGGCTGCAGCCAAAGGGCAAGTGGGTCTGTCCAAGGGGGATGAGCATTTCCTAACATCTCGGGGACATGTGGGTGTGGGGCCCGGGCAAATGGGGGACCTACAGTCACAGCTGCAGTCCCTGGAAGGGGTGCTGGAGACCAGCCAACAAACCATCAAGGTGCTGCTGGATGTCATCCAGGACCTGGAGAAGAAGGAGGCCCAGCGGGATGG gctcctattcatagattctaggagaGACACTGGGAACAGCAACCCCAGGGCTCCTTGCTCATGGGGTTTCTGCTCTGTTGTAGGCGACACTCATACCGGACAGGGCAGGATATCGCCAACTGTGGGACCTGCCGGGACTGCGCCTGCATAA
- the LOC101937369 gene encoding protein INSYN2B-like isoform X1, which yields MVSKETSPCLARSSEGSQEKAMTVRSVLLNRDSPDIETRLKRRRNRTQQVRFKDLVDGHPGEEASPPQEPAATPDTNTPCASTPPRDSPELVANCASDAQRSWHQAKPRSLTLPMPSKVCLSTAIQTSPSLQQQFPASRVRSKSTCDFAHEEDPAAAWEPSKSQTGCRGPVWAPARASRDLPQCTLTSLSAHNHLPASPLAQHTSREGQPDPTSHATLCHGLTPAPRAPCPPYPGTIRCTAANYTSQQKGCPPAPSPCLCSSQLPAYTRNCGSPKDSHGAPAPCPLRPSSVPCGQPGPPAEPWPRSRSRSEQDLPSQPAHNRMAGSHGLGQPAQCPSQRDPTAALQQHHRSSWGSPSAVLPPPSVPTSTATMLKKTPATLSHLAPSSGQAQSVAAWPSICSRLKAIQTECGLVNLEEPQQLTSTSSQGHPPRTQQFTRTPGAPWSNEPLGEPCLTAEQLETLHQVQDLLQLVAAAKGQVGLSKGDEHFLTSRGHVGVGPGQMGDLQSQLQSLEGVLETSQQTIKVLLDVIQDLEKKEAQRDGRHSYRTGQDIANCGTCRDCACIIYSVEHDFRQQEGRFQRVLSNIESESRQSSPTTARATTLTRQELSPMPKLPAKLDSKKSRRKCFWFL from the exons ATGGTCAGTAAGGAGaccagcccctgcctggctcGGAGCAGTGAGGGCAGCCAGGAGAAAGCCATGACCGTACGCTCGGTGCTGCTCAACCGCGACTCGCCCGACATCGAGACCCGCCTCAAACGCCGACGCAACCGCACCCAGCAGGTTCGCTTCAAGGACCTGGTGGATGGCCACCCTGGGGAGGAGGCGAGCCCCCCGCAGGAGCCAGCAGCCACCCCTGACACCAACACCCCATGTGCCTCTACGCCTCCCAGGGATTCCCCTGAGCTGGTGGCAAACTGTGCCTCGGACGCCCAGCGGAGCTGGCACCAGGCCAAGCCGCGCTCACTGACGCTGCCTATGCCCAGCAAGGTGTGTCTGAGCACGGCCATCCagacctcccccagcctccagcaACAATTCCCAGCCTCCCGTGTCCGCAGCAAGAGCACCTGCGACTTCGCCCACGAGGAGGATCCGGCCGCTGCCTGGGAGCCCAGCAAGAGCCAGACGGGCTGCAGGGGCCCAGTCTGGGCACCCGCCAGAGCCAGCAGGGATCTCCCCCAGTGCACCCTCACCAGCCTTTCTGCACACAAccacctccctgcctcccccctcgCCCAGCACACCAGCAGAGAGGGGCAGCCAGACCCCACTTCACATGCCACTTTGTGCCACGGGCTGACTCCAGCGCCCAGGGCTCCTTGCCCACCTTATCCAGGGACCATCAGGTGTACCGCGGCCAACTATACCTCCCAGCAAAAGGGCTGCCCACCagcgcccagcccctgcctctgctcctcccagctccctgcataCACCAGGAACTGTGGGAGCCCTAAGGACAGTCACGGTGCCCCTGCTCCGTGTCCCCTGCGCCCTTCCTCTGTGCCATGTGGACAGCctgggccacctgcagagccatGGCCTCGGAGCAGGAGCCGGTCTGAGCAGGACCTGCCATCCCAGCCTGCTCATAACCGCATGGCCGGCAGCCATGGGCTCGGCCAACCAGCTCAGTGTCCCTCCCAAAGAGACCCCACTGCTGCCCTGCAACAACACCACCGCTCATCCTGGGGCAGCCCCAGCGCAGTCCTGCCACCGCCAAGCGTCCCCACTTCTACAGCCACCATGCTGAAGAAGACACCAGCCACCCTCAGCCACCTGGCTCCCAGCAGTGGACAGGCCCAATCTGTGGCTGCATGGCCCAGCATCTGCAGCCGGCTAAAGGCCATCCAGACCGAGTGTGGCCTCGTGAACTTGGAGGAGCCCCAGCAACTGACCTCCACATCCAGTCAGGGGCACCCCCCAAGGACACAGCAATTCACCCGGACTCCTGGGGCCCCCTGGAGCAACGAGCCGCTGGGCGAGCCCTGTCTGACGGCTGAGCAGCTGGAGACTCTGCACCAGGTTCAGGACCTTCTGCAATTGGTGGCTGCAGCCAAAGGGCAAGTGGGTCTGTCCAAGGGGGATGAGCATTTCCTAACATCTCGGGGACATGTGGGTGTGGGGCCCGGGCAAATGGGGGACCTACAGTCACAGCTGCAGTCCCTGGAAGGGGTGCTGGAGACCAGCCAACAAACCATCAAGGTGCTGCTGGATGTCATCCAGGACCTGGAGAAGAAGGAGGCCCAGCGGGATGG GCGACACTCATACCGGACAGGGCAGGATATCGCCAACTGTGGGACCTGCCGGGACTGCGCCTGCATAATCTACAG TGTGGAACATGATTTTCGGCAGCAGGAAGGCCGCTTCCAGCGGGTGCTGAGCAACATTGAGAGTGAGTCAAGGCAAAGCTCCCCCACGACAGCCCGGGCCACCACACTGACTCGGCAAGAGCTGTCCCCGATGCCGAAGCTGCCTGCAAAACTGGACTCCAAAAAATCCAGGCGCAAATGTTTCTGGTTCCTGTGA